In the genome of Ornithorhynchus anatinus isolate Pmale09 chromosome 9, mOrnAna1.pri.v4, whole genome shotgun sequence, one region contains:
- the ANKRD66 gene encoding ankyrin repeat domain-containing protein 66 has protein sequence MLAKMMEMTELHEAVALGDYDLVEKILKKGSCNPNYKDVDWNDRTPLHWAAIKGQTEMVKLLIDYGARPCLTTDVGWTAAHFAAESGRLGVLRTLHALHAAIDAPDFFGDTPKRIAQIYGQKDCVKFLETAEAECRAYHLQAQQKGLQLDQMDEEWEFKRREIMKTSPSLGQNQNNRKNEKSGDLQVC, from the exons A TGCTGGCCAAGATGATGGAGATGACAGAGCTACATGAAGCCGTCGCCCTCGGAGATTACGATTTAGTGGAAAAGATTCTGAAGAAGGGATCTTGTAATCCAAACTACAAGGATGTTGACTGGAACGACAGGACGCCGCTCCACTGGGCTGCTATTAAAG GGCAAACAGAGATGGTGAAGCTGCTCATAGACTACGGAGCCCGGCCCTGCCTGACAACGGACGTGGGTTGGACCGCGGCCCATTTCGCGGCTGAGTCGGGGAGACTGGGAGTTCTCAGGACGCTGCACGCTCTGCATGCCGCCATCGATGCCCCCGACTTCTTTGGGGATACCCCAAAAAGGATCGCCCAGATATACGGGCAGAAAGACTGCGTCAAGTTCCTAGAGAC AGCTGAAGCTGAGTGCCGTGCCTATCATCTGCAAGCCCAGCAGAAGGGTTTACAGCTGGATCAGATGGATGAGGAATGGGAATTCAAGAGAAGAGAGATCATGAAAACCTCCCCCTCTTTAGGGCAAAATCAAAATAATAGGAAGAATGAGAAATCAGGGGATCTCCAAGTTTGCTAG